The Brassica napus cultivar Da-Ae chromosome C1, Da-Ae, whole genome shotgun sequence DNA segment AAGAAAattatcagaaaaataaaataaaccaaaaacactaaatagaaaattaaaaaaaaaaccagcaAACCACATTGACTTTATGAAACCTGATCATGTGGCCGGCTGCTCATCGTcttcatcatcagcatcatcaccatcttcttcagcaTCGCCAACACCAATGATGGTTAGCATCTTCAAAACTTACAACGCAGAAATTTTATTTCAGATCCCTAAGAATCGAATGCTCTGATATCATGTAAAgtagaatagaatagatatattattgtgttgtgtttgataagagaatacaatatgcatatatatatagtggtaaCATTAACATAATGTTAACACTATATAACGCTAACTTTCCTAAACACTTAATGTAAATATGCTAAGAATATCTTGAGATTAACTTGTTCTTCAAGTCTTTTCTTTTAGTTCATGGGTTTCACGGGCTTCACAATCTAGGTCCGTAAGATACATATCTTCCGGCTCAACATATCTCTAATATGGCTCGTTAGATCAAGAGGGATTGAGTCTAAGCTATTTGGGACGGTTGTGATCGCTCCTTCGTTGTTGTTTCTCTTTCCTTTGTCTTCATGGTAAATTTCTCTTAACCGTCTTTCTTGAATTAGTTTTCTTAATCTCACTTAGATTTGGTATTTTGATAggaggaagagagaaagaagagaatggAAAAACTTTTGATTCAGAGGCAAAAGTGAATCGCTGAGAAGAGTTCTGGTAGTAGTGTATCAAGTCCCGTAACCTCCAAGAAAACTCCTGCTGGAGCCAAAACCGTGAAGAccatgaagaaggagaagatccCTGAAGCTGTGACACAGTCCAAGGCTAAGCCGGTGCTGAGAAGCTCCACCATTGAGCGCCTTGCTGTTGCCAGGACAGTACCAAAGGAAACGCAACAAAAACCAGTCACTAAAAAAGCATCAAAACCTTTAGGAACAAGACAGAAAAAACCTCAAGAGAAGAAACCTAGTAAAAAAAGTCCGGGACTTTCTCGTGACCCGAGTCTCGAAATCAAGGAAACAGTTGAAGAAGAAACACAGTCTTACTTGCCGGTGAAGCAAGCTGATGAACTTCTTCCTGCTGCTTCTCCTCTTGATGAGTTCAAAGACATTAAAGTGATGCATAGCTTGCCGAATGAAACCATCAGAAACAAGATCAGACTAAGTTCACTGGTTTTCGTCTCAATCGTTGTAAACCAACCAGATGTCAACTACCACATCgatattttatttggtttaaatatcaatatttgtttaattaaacTTAGGGTTTGATGTTACTTGCTCTGTTCAAATGTGTAATTGCGAACAGTACAATTGCATGCGTTTGATACCCGATTATAGAAATCAATATGTGTCATTTCCTAAGGGTTTAAATTGTTCTAAATAAATCAAAGAGTCTGGAGATGATTAAATTGGATGGGGTTTCCAAATGTAGATATCTATCTTTCCACATCTGAAACTAAACAGAattaataaactaatataaacataatggaaatataaaaaatgacaaaacataaaatacatttaacCCTCCACTTAAGAAATCAAAGGTGGAAATTCGCAAGTGAAAAGTAAAAGTTGAGCACGCGATCATCCACTTAAAACAACTTAGTTTAAAGTGTTCTAGATATAaatttttcgttttaaaatacaaactagattttgatccgcgctttgaaagcgcggaataattttggtttaacaaatttttatttattagaaattataatttcaaatattttatatatttttgaagctatgaaatttattttatttgtttttaaggtATGCTAAATGTGTTGGGATaggaaatttatatgaaaaatattttattaaaattgtagTTTTAATTTTGCTAAAACAGCACAATTTAGTCTTCTATATTAAATGTATGAATAGAAGGTGCAACTTTATTTTGTGACATCCATTTGTGTTTgtgaaaaataattcaaaatatatactacGAAGCTCCACTTGGTAGGTTCCAACTTATTTTATGAAATCAGAGTGAAGaaaattacaatatattttaacccGTTTTACATtggttatatttttataataatattataaaattgataatatttttgttcaaCCCAttgtattttacatatttattagaataaccacaaaatatgaaattgtaGAAACATCAAACACAACTTGATTCATTGTATAAcattataactaaataaaaataatcagctaattttaatattttatttttattaagcaaaaatatattaatataatttaataaataaaataaataatctgtTAAAATTAAGtatcttaaattaaaaaattgtctGCATGGTTAGGTACTATATTATGTTTTGTGttaaaaatcatattgtggatgaccataaccggtccggttcataaccggcctaatgctagagagagagagtcgaccgtgaggagagagagagagaaagaatcggcatcttgcattttccttattagattatgatttgtactctttccatatttgtatttcctttctttagtctttctattattctatgacggtgtaatttcctatatataaaggattccttatgtttatgaataatatagaAACATACAGATTCTATTCTTttgtttcacaacacgttatcagcacgatcacgctctaaaccctaagctaaACAAACCCTAGCCGACGAATCCATAATTCCCTCGACGATAAACCCTAACCGTTGAGAACTCCCGATcacgaaccctaaacctaattCTCATCTTGTTCCCGTTCGTGACACAATCCCAGCTCGCGACCTCAGACCGTCTCAGCTCGATCCCGAGACACGATCTCAGCCAGCTTGCGATAGACGACTCGATACCGCTCGCGACAACAGCTTGTTTCCGTTTGTGATCAGATGATCTCAGCTTCCGCTCGCGTTCCCGATACCAGCAAGGACAGCTCGTGATCCGTTCGAGCTCTAGACGACCTCAGCTCGTTCGCGTATCAATCTCAACGTTCAGCTCGCGGTTCTTCTTCTCATTGGAGGTCCATTCAACCCTACTAGAGGTTAAGGTAATTCGAAACCTTAaagagaacccataatcgaatgTTGATTGCTTGATATGAATTGAAAccataaaatcttaaaccctaatcgaaaccatagggtaatagatcaaaaccccaatgagtaaatcgaagctcataatcataagttcgataccccaattCATGATACCTTAGCCGCATACATGTATATTACATGTTATGCAAGAAATCGATCCAAACCCTAAAAGCTAAAGACATGATCGATTTTATATAAACCCTAATCGTATTATATATgttctaaattaaaaattaacttCTTGATGCATTGCTTAATTATTTGATTGCAATTATATAACTTAGAATTCGTATGAACATATAGAAACCGTATGATAGGCTTGCATTATAACCATATGTACATATAGAATTCGAATTGCTTGGACATACCTTATAGCCGTGTGGCTTCTTTTGTATCATGCATGCATATCACATATGAACTGATTGCATATAGAAATCATATGCTAGGATTGTAAACGAATAAATATTGCATGATCATCTCTTGCTTGGCCGTGAGGCTTGTTCTTAGCCGTGAGGCTTGTCATGGCCGCAAGGCTTGATTGAACTTAGAAACCTAATTGCTAGAACATATTGATTGCATTCGATTGAACACTATAATCTTAAAGATGaaatatatgatttcagatgtcgaaaatcaacaacttggattttgctgccttaaatctctctggagataattacttgcaatgggcacttgatgctaagatcatcctaaaatcctagggactcggtgaatgtatcaccgaggacaataatgcaagtgagaaagatagatacaATGTGATATTAATTATACGtcatcatcttattgagagtctcaaagatcagtatttgactattgagaatcctctagacctttggacagggttgaaaacgagatatgatcaccagagaacggtgttattaccaaaggctatgtATGATTGGATGAATCTCAGAATCAAGGACTTcaagtccgtggacgagtataTTCGGCCCTGTTTAAGATAGTTTCTAAATTGAAATtgtgtggtgaggatataacagataaggatatgcttgagaaaacattttccaccttccacacaagcaatgtgttgttacaacaacagtaccgagagaagggcttcacaacttatgctaatctgatctcttgtctcttgctcgctgagcagaacaatgaactattgatgagaaacattgaattgagacctcctggaacaaactcattacctgaggcacatgcggccgtaTAGGATAAGAAAGAGTCAAACCATGTACAGAGTGATAGCCAACATGGCCGTGGTcgtggaaaatggcatggacgtGGTAGTCGAGGCCGAAACTCGTTTGGTCGTGACCGAGGCAACTCATATGGCCGTGGCCAAGGAAACTCTTATGGAGGCCGTGGTCATGGCCGAGGCCGTGGTACATCATTTAAACCACAAAATTCGACCAAAtccgtgtgccatagatgtggtatggataatcattgggctaagacatgtaggactcccaaacatctcgttgacctctaccaagagagtttgaaagggaagaatcctgaagcacatatgacttatcaagatggtgaagatgatttcaatcatCAACAAGACGATCTCATGGAGTATGAAACGTctgattgtttaaaagaatgaagttgaattcgacatctatgtttttgtgttctttgctttatgttttctatgttttgatattgctttgaacttgttttcttattataacttaatgaatgaaagtttttgatataaaagtcTCTAAAGCATCATgactatacgtcttgataatgctggtgagttcacgtcccaagcgtttaatgattattgtatgtccatgggggtaattgttgaacactccgtggcacatgtacatacacagaacggcttagccgaatcattcataaaacaaattcaACTAATAGCTAGACCATTACTTATCAGGTCTAAGCTTCCGGTCTCAGGTTGGGGACACGCTGTCTTGCACGCGTCCCAATTGATTCGTATAAGACTGTCTAGTgaacatagatattccccattacaattTCTTaggggtcatgagccagacatatccaATCTTAAGACATTTGGCTATGCCGTCTATGTGCCaattgcaccaccacagagaacaaatatgggacctcaaaggaggatggggatatatgttggatatgattctccgacgattataaaataccttgagccaactacgagtgatttatttaaggtcaggtatgcggattgtcactttgatgaatccgaacatccaacattagggggagatagcagtaaactggtaaaataaattacatggaatcaaacatccttatcttggcaagatcttCAAACTCAGGAATGTGATTTCGAAGTTCAAAAgataatacatttacaaaagatAGCTAATCAATTACCAGATTCCTTCgatgacccgaaaagagtgactaagtcatatataccagctgctaatgcaccaatcagtattgatgttcaagagggacacaatcaagttgctacagagtctagacaaagtttgaaacgtggtagaccaataggttccaaagataagaccCTCATAAATCTAAGAAAAGTGCAAAGAATGAAACCGAGGTTGTCAAAACCCTAGACACGACCGCGGCCGTTCCAAAATCCCGGGACTTACCCGTGGccgatcccaaaaccctaatagcgatcgcggccgataatgaatgcttagatgcggccggccctgatgtatctaatactgattcttgggacgccaagattcaaggtactgaaggtcctgataataatgagatctcaataaattatgtcttatctgggatacaatggaacaCAAAGAATGttgacattgatgatatatttgcatacaaggtagcacttgaacttatggatttgaatgaggatcatgaacccacgtctatttatgagtgcactcaacgatcagattggatcaaatggaaagaagctataaacgtgaagttaaactctttaaagaagagaggtgtctttggaccaatagtccggacaccttatgatgttaaaaccagtcggccataagtgggtctttgtgagaaagagaaacgaaCATGGTAATGTCGTTAGATATAAAGCActgcttgttgcacaaggattctcacaaagaccaggaatagattatgaggagacatattcccctgtggtggatgctactacttttagattcctgataagtcttgctataagagaaaaattagacttgcggttaatggatgttgtaactgcatacttatatgggccactggataatgagatttatatgaaagtactagagggtatagagttgaaaaacaaatcgagtactcgagaacaaccctgtataaaattgaataagtcactttatggattgaaacaatcaggccgaatgtggtacaataggttaagtgagtacctagagagagaaggatACAAGAATGATTTGATCAGctcttgtatctttataaagaaatttaGCCAGGGTTTTGTGattatagcagtgtatgttgatgatttgaatatcctaggaacctctggagagatctcccaaacagttgaatatcttaagaaagaattcgagatgaacgatcttggaaaaacaaagttttgtttgggattacagcttgagtacataagagatggaatccttgtgcatcaaatggcatatacagaaaaagtactcaagagatttaacatggCTGAGTCTCACCCCTTatctagccccatggtcgtgaggtctctcggcctggacactgatccattccgtcctaagatggacgatgaagatgtccttggtcccgaagtgccatatctcagtgccacaggagctttgatgtatctggctagtcacacacgaccagatatatgttttgccgtgaatctattgtctagatttAGCTCATGCCAACCCAAATGCACTGGGACGGGATTAAACATATTcttcgttacctacaaggaacgaaagacttgggtctattttatacaAACCATAACAAAGAAGGattagttggctttgctgatgcaggttatctctCGGATCCtcacaatgctcgatcacagaccgGCTACGTCTTTACTCATGGTGGTACGGCCAtctcatggcgttccatgaagcagacaATCGCGGCCACTTCATCAAACCATTCGGAAATCTTGGCTATTCacgaggccagccgcgagtctGTGTGGTTACGGTCCATGACCAACCATATCCGAGTTGATTGTGGGATGACCGAAGGCAAGGACACAccaaccgtgatgtatgaggacaatgcagcttgCATTGCTCAGCTTAAGGATGGCTACATCAAAGGAGACCGGACGAAGCACATactgcctaagttcttcttcacgcacgagcttcagaaagccGGCAAGGTCCAAGTCGTCCAAATGCGTTCCAGtgacaactcagccgacctaTTCACCAAATCACTTCCTACCTtcacgttcaggaagctcacgcatcagattgggatgcgtagactgaaagaccttcagtgatgttcagaacagggagagtaatacgtgttgtactcttttttcttcaccatagttttgtcccactgggttttcctggtaaggttttaatgagacaacatctaaagcgtattacaaacttcatatggttatggcatccaaggggaagtattataaatcatattgtggatgaccataaccggtccggttcataaccggcccaatgctagagagagagagagtcgaccgtgaggtgagagagagagagagaatcggcatcttgcatttttcttattagattatgatttatactctttccatatttgtatttcctttctttagtctttccattattctatgacggtgtaattccctatatataaagggctccttAATACAGAAACATGCAGATTATATTCTCTTGTTTCACAACATTTTGCAGTTTATTCCAAAACCTATAAACACAATCTCGGAAAAAAAATGAGTAaccaaaaatatgaaagtatattattttgaaaaatatttgatatatctTCGACTTTCCTCAAAATAACATTTGTTATCTGTTTGTTAATGAATTCCTAAAATTATGGAGATTTTATtagattaatcattgtttttagattataattattttgtcgTTTGCGCCGCCGCTTAGGGTTTTAGGCGACAAAAAGGCGATTCTTGGCGAAACTGGATCTGTGAGGCGTGGAGTGTAAAGGAAGAAGGGAGGGAGACTATCGAACACTCCTCTCTTACTTACGGATTCCTGTATTGCTTACAGTGCACGCTTTTATTTTGTCTGCTGTGGATTTAAGAATTCTTTCCACCCTTTGGTGCGTATAGGTAAAGTTTACTGATCACGGTATTGGTAAGCGACGATGAATCGTATGGTGGAATCACGTCACAGAGGGGACAACCCTCGTTACATAAGACGTCGAGTGCAAGAGAAAGAGGAGGAGATTATTCGAGTGCCGGCTTTCGACAATTCGGATTTGATAGCAAAGTTTAAACTCACGCTGGTAGGAAGGATGTTTCACTCTGATGGTAGAAGTGTTGAAGCTCTCCTGAAACATATGCCGAAACGGAGGATATGCGACGTGGAAGGAAGAGTCCGTGGAACTAATCTGGGAAATAATAAGTTTCAGTTTGATTTCGATAAAGAGGAGGACCTTCAAAAAGTCTTACAACGTCGCCCATGCCACTTTAATAAATGGAGCTTTTCACTGGAACAATGGATTCCAACAATCAAGGAAGATTTCCCTAACACTCTCGCTCTCTGGGCATCAGTATCAGGAATCCCAATTCACTATAAGAAATGGGAAACGTACGAAAGCATAGGAAAAGCACTGGGCTCTTTTGATACCGCAGATGTGGAAGGAGGACGGGTGAGAGTCATCATTAATGGGGACATGCCGCTGAAGTTTGAATGCAAAGTAGGTTTTGATAATGGGGATGTAGTAAAAGCATTGATCATATATGAAGATCTTCACAGGCATTGCTTTACATGTA contains these protein-coding regions:
- the LOC106373198 gene encoding COP1-interacting protein 7-like; the protein is IAEKSSGSSVSSPVTSKKTPAGAKTVKTMKKEKIPEAVTQSKAKPVLRSSTIERLAVARTVPKETQQKPVTKKASKPLGTRQKKPQEKKPSKKSPGLSRDPSLEIKETVEEETQSYLPVKQADELLPAASPLDEFKDIKVMHSLPNETIRNKIRLSSLVFVSIVVNQPDVNYHIDILFGLNINICLIKLRV
- the LOC125580171 gene encoding secreted RxLR effector protein 161-like encodes the protein MPTQMHWDGIKHILRYLQGTKDLGLFYTNHNKEGLVGFADAGYLSDPHNARSQTGYVFTHGGTAISWRSMKQTIAATSSNHSEILAIHEASRESVWLRSMTNHIRVDCGMTEGKDTPTVMYEDNAACIAQLKDGYIKGDRTKHILPKFFFTHELQKAGKVQVVQMRSSDNSADLFTKSLPTFTFRKLTHQIGMRRLKDLQ